A part of Deinococcus aerolatus genomic DNA contains:
- a CDS encoding ABC transporter permease — protein sequence MTHNTQSRPSGDASRVALIACAVAAAGMLLFPLAALGRGFSADAVLLHLTGSVLNLANNQQAPMADPGSALLLGWATLAALIVTVIGALRRTNWFWITGLLAFGLAVAAVLALSSGLTVQIERVTSDTSLRAGARRQLRNFYDGGGMNLGLFLPMLAGLIAAGAGLSAREWVLDRFNRLRGLLVPVSAITLAVLVGAVVVLVVQPIVNPSGRELNLWQAWLAKSDVVYFVYSTLFAPVTRLSPLLSSLKLATPLIFTGLSVAFAFRTGLFNIGAPGQLTMGAVGAMLVGVYGPPSLGWALLPLSVLAAAAGGALWGAIPGLLKARFGSSEVINTIMLNYVASAVFIFMIGSETFPFLGKTYTLPFKAPGFEAKSEELQQAAQLPTLLDLFNVGPAGGGYVLSIGIVVALIALVLARSLLKAVRNGGLIAVVVALTLGALTWRIGIPADVNGSQLNASFLIALACVALFGTLMWRTATGYALRAVGLSPRAAEYGGISVARGTILAMTLAGMFAGLAGTHYVNGGALDEYRLKGNMPVNVGFDGIAVALMGQNTPTGVVFASLLFGTVDTGGVDVDQQLDGVNKDIVTVLKALIVLFIAAGGFLSRRLVDPPPPQLVAATDKTGNDGGGTLSPGVAAQQAGTPNPNVGSSSEENTREGGK from the coding sequence GTGACCCACAACACCCAATCTCGTCCATCCGGGGATGCGTCGCGCGTCGCGCTGATCGCGTGCGCGGTGGCCGCCGCAGGTATGCTGCTCTTTCCGCTCGCCGCGCTGGGCCGCGGCTTCAGTGCCGACGCCGTGCTGCTGCACCTGACCGGCTCGGTCCTCAATCTGGCCAACAATCAGCAGGCCCCGATGGCCGATCCTGGCAGCGCACTCCTGCTGGGCTGGGCCACGCTGGCGGCCCTGATCGTCACCGTGATCGGGGCCCTGCGCCGCACCAACTGGTTCTGGATCACCGGCCTGCTCGCCTTCGGGCTGGCGGTGGCGGCGGTGCTGGCGCTGAGCAGCGGCCTGACCGTGCAGATCGAGCGGGTGACCAGCGACACCAGCCTGCGTGCCGGGGCCAGACGCCAACTCCGCAACTTCTACGACGGCGGCGGCATGAACCTGGGTCTGTTTCTGCCCATGCTGGCCGGGTTGATCGCGGCGGGCGCGGGCCTGAGCGCCCGCGAGTGGGTCTTGGACCGTTTCAACCGCCTGCGCGGGCTGCTGGTCCCGGTCTCGGCCATCACGCTGGCGGTGCTGGTGGGGGCCGTCGTGGTGCTGGTGGTGCAGCCCATCGTCAACCCCTCGGGCCGCGAGCTGAACCTGTGGCAGGCCTGGCTGGCCAAAAGCGACGTGGTGTATTTCGTGTACTCCACGCTGTTCGCGCCGGTCACCCGCCTGTCGCCGCTGCTGTCGAGCCTGAAACTGGCCACCCCGCTGATCTTCACCGGCCTCAGCGTGGCCTTCGCCTTCCGCACCGGCCTGTTCAACATCGGCGCGCCGGGGCAGCTGACCATGGGGGCTGTTGGCGCGATGCTGGTGGGCGTGTACGGTCCCCCCAGCCTGGGCTGGGCGTTGCTGCCCCTCTCGGTGCTGGCGGCGGCGGCGGGCGGGGCGCTGTGGGGCGCGATTCCGGGGCTGCTCAAGGCCAGATTCGGCTCCAGCGAGGTCATCAACACCATCATGCTCAATTACGTGGCCTCGGCGGTGTTCATCTTCATGATCGGCTCCGAGACCTTTCCCTTTCTGGGCAAGACCTACACCCTGCCGTTCAAGGCGCCCGGCTTCGAGGCCAAGAGCGAGGAGTTGCAGCAGGCGGCGCAGCTGCCCACGCTGCTGGACCTGTTCAACGTGGGTCCGGCGGGCGGCGGCTACGTTCTGAGCATCGGCATCGTGGTGGCGCTGATCGCGCTGGTGCTCGCGCGGTCCCTGCTCAAGGCCGTCAGGAACGGCGGGCTGATCGCCGTTGTGGTGGCCCTGACGCTGGGCGCGCTGACGTGGCGCATCGGGATTCCGGCAGACGTGAACGGCAGCCAGCTCAACGCGTCGTTCCTGATCGCCCTGGCCTGCGTGGCGCTGTTCGGTACGCTGATGTGGCGCACCGCCACCGGCTACGCGCTGCGGGCCGTGGGCCTGTCGCCCCGCGCGGCAGAGTACGGCGGCATCAGCGTGGCGCGCGGGACCATCCTGGCCATGACGCTGGCGGGTATGTTCGCCGGACTGGCCGGCACGCACTACGTCAACGGCGGCGCACTCGACGAGTACCGCCTGAAGGGCAACATGCCGGTCAACGTGGGGTTCGACGGCATCGCCGTGGCGCTGATGGGCCAGAACACGCCCACCGGGGTCGTGTTCGCCAGCCTGCTGTTCGGCACGGTGGACACCGGAGGCGTGGACGTTGACCAGCAGCTCGACGGCGTGAACAAGGACATCGTGACGGTCCTCAAGGCGCTGATCGTGCTGTTCATTGCCGCCGGGGGCTTCCTGAGCCGCCGACTGGTGGACCCGCCGCCACCGCAACTGGTGGCCGCCACCGACAAAACCGGCAACGACGGGGGCGGCACACTCTCGCCCGGCGTGGCCGCGCAGCAGGCCGGAACGCCCAACCCCAACGTGGGCTCCAGCAGTGAAGAAAACACCCGTGAAGGGGGCAAATAA
- a CDS encoding GGDEF domain-containing protein, which produces MTRPLGCCEFMDRRKSSLQNRLFRSQQYVVYAAGLTYVLFVLLVTLVDPPVPFSHVLQTPRLGVALVVLVACLAVWAAPQWLRWIYLLAYGGGLLSLIFEVPHLLASESNLLQLYVWQSVNVLISFLILGSRVGMGVSLLTLLTLLGTLSLQGPLRQAQLVDWMTVCLTLAITAYISHLVMVFIEGNLLVHQQDQGKLLAARQDALTMVYGRGAIEEELERAMGYSRRHNTPMSVIVTDIDHFKSVNDRYGHATGDDVLRAVAKRLRRTVGGGGGVVGRWGGEEFIVLLPGVAKPDAQAVAERLRREICDQPLADLNVTASFGVASYRGANDTTDQLFGRADQAMYEAKNAGRNAVR; this is translated from the coding sequence ATGACCCGTCCACTAGGATGTTGCGAGTTCATGGACAGGCGCAAGAGTTCACTTCAAAATCGGCTGTTCAGGAGCCAGCAATACGTGGTCTACGCGGCAGGACTGACCTACGTGCTGTTTGTGTTGCTGGTGACGCTGGTTGATCCGCCTGTGCCCTTTTCCCATGTTCTTCAGACGCCGAGGCTCGGTGTTGCCCTGGTGGTGCTCGTGGCCTGCCTGGCGGTGTGGGCGGCGCCGCAGTGGCTTCGCTGGATCTATCTGCTGGCCTACGGCGGCGGCCTGCTGAGCCTGATCTTCGAAGTGCCACACCTGCTGGCTTCCGAATCGAACCTGTTGCAACTGTATGTGTGGCAAAGCGTGAATGTCCTGATCTCCTTCCTGATTCTGGGGTCGCGCGTGGGCATGGGCGTCAGCCTGCTGACCCTGCTGACCCTGCTGGGCACACTGTCGCTCCAGGGGCCGCTGCGGCAAGCTCAGCTGGTCGACTGGATGACCGTGTGCCTGACGCTGGCCATTACTGCCTACATCTCGCACCTGGTGATGGTCTTTATCGAGGGCAATCTGCTGGTGCATCAGCAGGACCAGGGCAAGCTGCTCGCTGCCCGGCAGGACGCCCTGACCATGGTTTATGGGCGCGGCGCCATCGAGGAAGAGCTGGAACGGGCCATGGGGTATTCGCGCAGGCACAACACGCCCATGAGCGTGATCGTGACTGATATTGACCACTTCAAGAGCGTCAACGACAGGTACGGGCACGCCACCGGCGACGATGTGCTGCGGGCGGTGGCCAAGCGGCTGCGGCGCACGGTGGGCGGCGGCGGCGGCGTGGTGGGCCGCTGGGGGGGCGAGGAATTCATCGTGCTGCTGCCGGGCGTGGCCAAGCCCGACGCGCAGGCGGTTGCCGAGCGGCTGCGGCGGGAAATCTGCGATCAGCCGCTGGCTGACCTGAACGTCACGGCCAGTTTCGGGGTGGCCTCCTACCGGGGGGCCAACGACACCACGGACCAGCTGTTCGGACGCGCCGACCAGGCCATGTACGAGGCCAAGAATGCGGGCCGCAACGCGGTCAGATAG
- a CDS encoding aldo/keto reductase, with protein MEYRELKGTDLTVSAVGFGVWTVGTTWWGVKDEGMGKRLLREAFEAGVTYFDNADTYASGRAEEMQREALGDVREKIVIGTKFGYDIYNNPDRPGQQERPHDWSPAYLRKALEGSLKRLGTDYIDFYQLHNPRVDAIALDDLWAELDTLKAEGLIRAYGTALGPALNERQIEEGIASVRDRHAPTQIIYNLLEQALGEKILPVAEAEGVSIVARVPHASGLLEGYMTLDTEFEPGDHRNWRMTTNAKKKAWMEDGLKKVEDLQPFVAGRTIGQLALQFALHSPMMASVLPNIYDEKGLKEYVAAFDAAPLTDDEYNAIQRLYRDNFGLTHDLRGQAVAR; from the coding sequence ATGGAATACCGCGAGTTGAAAGGAACAGACCTGACTGTCAGTGCCGTGGGCTTCGGCGTGTGGACGGTGGGCACGACCTGGTGGGGCGTCAAGGACGAGGGGATGGGCAAGCGGCTGCTGCGCGAGGCCTTTGAGGCGGGCGTGACGTACTTCGACAACGCCGACACCTACGCCTCCGGCCGCGCCGAGGAAATGCAGCGCGAGGCCCTGGGCGACGTGCGCGAGAAGATCGTGATCGGTACCAAGTTTGGCTACGACATCTACAACAATCCAGACCGTCCGGGGCAGCAGGAACGCCCGCACGACTGGTCTCCGGCGTACCTCCGCAAGGCGCTGGAAGGCAGCCTGAAACGGCTGGGCACCGATTACATCGACTTCTACCAGCTGCATAACCCGCGCGTGGACGCCATCGCCCTCGACGACCTGTGGGCGGAACTGGACACCCTGAAAGCCGAGGGCCTGATCCGCGCCTACGGCACCGCGCTGGGACCGGCCCTGAACGAGCGGCAGATCGAGGAAGGCATCGCCTCCGTACGGGACCGCCACGCCCCCACCCAGATCATCTACAACCTGCTGGAGCAGGCACTGGGCGAAAAGATTCTGCCGGTGGCCGAGGCCGAGGGCGTGAGCATCGTGGCCCGCGTGCCGCACGCCTCAGGGCTGCTGGAAGGTTACATGACGCTGGACACCGAGTTCGAGCCCGGCGACCACCGCAACTGGCGTATGACCACCAACGCGAAGAAGAAGGCCTGGATGGAAGACGGGCTGAAGAAGGTGGAGGATCTGCAGCCCTTCGTAGCCGGCCGCACCATCGGGCAGCTTGCGTTGCAGTTCGCGCTGCACTCGCCGATGATGGCCTCAGTCCTGCCCAACATCTACGACGAGAAGGGCCTTAAGGAGTACGTCGCCGCCTTCGATGCCGCGCCCCTGACTGACGATGAATACAACGCGATCCAGAGGCTCTACCGCGACAATTTCGGCCTGACCCACGACCTGCGCGGACAGGCGGTGGCCCGATGA
- a CDS encoding VOC family protein: MLKHVSFVTADLDATLNFYGQLGGVTEKNLTTAEGYRRGVLRLGPGRLQFFQIPDGSPRPHPHWAEHIAVHVTGLRALLAGLREAGVTVSRELELSPGGRDMAFVLDPDGRQVELLEAGEGHG; the protein is encoded by the coding sequence ATGCTCAAACACGTGTCGTTCGTCACCGCCGATCTGGACGCCACCCTGAACTTCTACGGGCAGCTGGGCGGCGTGACCGAGAAGAACCTGACCACCGCTGAGGGCTACCGGCGCGGGGTCCTGCGGCTGGGGCCGGGGCGGCTGCAGTTTTTCCAGATTCCGGACGGGTCGCCGCGTCCTCACCCGCACTGGGCCGAACACATCGCCGTGCATGTCACGGGCCTGCGCGCCCTGCTGGCGGGGCTGCGGGAGGCGGGCGTGACGGTCAGCCGGGAGCTGGAACTCAGTCCTGGCGGACGCGACATGGCCTTTGTGCTGGACCCGGACGGGCGGCAGGTGGAACTGCTGGAGGCCGGGGAAGGCCACGGCTAA
- a CDS encoding ABC transporter permease has protein sequence MDGLFAQLLTAAFLATFVRSLVPLLLTALGGLFSERSGVVNIALDGLIIFGALGGAVTTLLLQPVLGPAAPWAGWVGGALVGGLIAWIHAVVSIKYRADQVISGTAINLLATGVPAVILTALYDSSTESPKVANALPLWGIGELRFSPPVYFAFLAVAITWYVLYRTPFGLRLRATGEQPGAAASMGINVRRMRYTAVILSGVLAGTAGVFLSIGNLDSYVRNISAGGGFIALAALIFGQWKPLGVLGATVLFGFLQALSIALGGGDLLPPTLVQALPYLITILALIFTGRSRAPKALGKPYEG, from the coding sequence ATGGACGGGCTGTTCGCACAACTCCTCACGGCGGCGTTTCTCGCCACCTTTGTCCGCAGCCTGGTGCCGCTGCTGCTGACCGCGCTGGGCGGCCTGTTCAGCGAGCGCAGCGGCGTGGTGAACATTGCGCTGGACGGCCTGATTATCTTCGGGGCGCTGGGCGGGGCCGTCACAACCCTGCTGCTGCAACCGGTGCTGGGGCCGGCGGCGCCGTGGGCCGGCTGGGTGGGCGGGGCGCTGGTTGGCGGCCTGATCGCCTGGATTCACGCGGTGGTCAGCATCAAGTACCGCGCCGATCAGGTGATCAGCGGCACGGCCATCAACCTGCTGGCGACCGGCGTGCCGGCCGTGATCCTGACCGCGCTGTACGACAGTTCTACCGAGAGTCCCAAGGTGGCCAACGCGCTGCCGCTGTGGGGCATTGGTGAGCTGCGTTTCTCGCCGCCGGTGTATTTCGCGTTCCTGGCCGTGGCAATCACATGGTACGTGCTGTACCGCACGCCGTTTGGCCTGCGCCTGCGCGCCACCGGCGAGCAGCCCGGCGCGGCGGCCAGCATGGGCATCAATGTCAGGCGCATGCGTTACACCGCCGTGATTCTGTCGGGCGTGCTGGCGGGCACGGCCGGGGTGTTCCTGAGCATCGGCAATCTGGATTCCTACGTCCGCAACATCAGCGCAGGGGGCGGCTTCATCGCGCTGGCCGCGCTGATCTTCGGGCAGTGGAAGCCGCTGGGCGTGCTGGGGGCCACCGTGCTGTTCGGCTTCCTGCAGGCGCTCTCCATTGCCCTGGGCGGCGGCGACCTGCTGCCGCCGACCCTGGTGCAGGCGCTGCCGTACCTGATCACCATCCTGGCGCTGATCTTCACCGGCCGAAGCCGCGCACCCAAGGCGCTGGGCAAGCCCTATGAGGGCTGA
- a CDS encoding RodZ domain-containing protein: MDPTFTPDPAAAPPERPGLTFGPALRQAREAQGLTLREMTQRTAIRRDYLQALEDGRLDGLPEPTFARAYLRTYARELGQDPAPLLADFDRLLRPGGPELQVSAPPEAVLDDTPTLGPGRVALIAVLLVLLLAVGVLLLRRAAPAVVTPAAPVPSTPAPVQPPAPVQPPAVPVQPPAPPPASPQGTVRLTIKSVPDGAMVYLDNRNLGQAPVLSFPVDARRRAELRVEAAGRTPLKQTIDLGQSRNLIATLPPAGGETSSLTDLNTGVRTLTPPKSPPASASPDTSSATSTVTVRFVGQSWARVTDGAGRVLYEGVPAVGSVQTYPAGVSIRAGDAGAVQVSVGGAAGQAMGEAGMVVTRQY; the protein is encoded by the coding sequence ATGGATCCCACATTCACCCCGGACCCGGCTGCAGCACCGCCGGAGCGTCCGGGCCTGACCTTTGGCCCGGCGCTGCGTCAGGCGCGTGAGGCCCAGGGACTGACGCTGCGGGAGATGACCCAGCGCACCGCCATCCGCCGCGACTACCTGCAGGCCCTGGAGGACGGACGGCTGGACGGCCTGCCGGAGCCCACCTTTGCCCGCGCCTACCTGCGGACCTACGCCCGCGAACTGGGGCAGGACCCGGCGCCGCTGCTGGCAGATTTTGACCGCCTGCTGCGCCCCGGCGGGCCGGAGCTGCAGGTGAGTGCGCCCCCAGAAGCCGTGCTGGACGACACGCCGACGCTGGGGCCGGGGCGCGTCGCCCTGATTGCGGTGCTGCTGGTTCTGCTGCTGGCTGTTGGCGTGCTGCTGCTGCGCCGTGCGGCTCCAGCGGTCGTCACGCCCGCCGCGCCCGTGCCCAGCACACCAGCGCCCGTTCAACCGCCGGCACCAGTTCAGCCTCCCGCTGTGCCGGTCCAGCCCCCGGCCCCCCCACCCGCCAGCCCGCAGGGCACCGTCCGCCTGACCATCAAGAGCGTGCCGGACGGCGCCATGGTCTACCTGGACAATCGCAACCTGGGCCAGGCCCCCGTGCTGTCATTCCCCGTCGACGCCCGCAGGAGGGCCGAGTTACGCGTGGAGGCAGCTGGCCGCACCCCCCTGAAACAGACCATCGACCTGGGTCAGAGCCGCAATCTGATCGCCACGCTGCCCCCCGCTGGCGGTGAGACCAGTTCCCTGACAGACCTGAACACCGGGGTCAGGACGCTCACGCCGCCAAAGTCGCCCCCGGCCTCTGCCTCTCCTGACACCTCATCCGCCACCAGCACCGTCACGGTCCGCTTTGTGGGCCAGTCATGGGCACGGGTGACCGACGGCGCGGGCCGGGTGCTGTACGAGGGGGTTCCAGCCGTGGGCAGCGTCCAGACCTACCCGGCAGGCGTGAGCATCCGCGCCGGCGATGCGGGAGCGGTGCAGGTCAGCGTGGGCGGCGCAGCCGGGCAGGCCATGGGTGAGGCCGGGATGGTGGTGACCCGGCAGTACTAG
- a CDS encoding chlorite dismutase family protein has translation MMVDLDPSGQVTGREGDRSNRQFMNYAFFKLDPAFRRLPQAERDELKAEFLAAAEGWVSDAPAPKGLILRPYSLVGVRGDVDFMLWRIAFDVREFTEAQARLNRTRLMGYLTQPYNFVSMNKRSQYVNRVDGSGHGLEVLPGQGQFLFIYPFVKTRAWYDLTPHSRQGMMDEHIHASVPFKGVRINTSYSYGIDDQEFVVSFDSDYPQEFVDLVHRLRYTEASMYTLQDTPMFTCVKKELAGVLDDLG, from the coding sequence ATGATGGTGGACCTCGATCCCAGCGGACAGGTCACCGGGCGCGAGGGTGACCGCAGCAACCGCCAGTTCATGAACTATGCCTTCTTCAAGCTGGACCCCGCCTTCCGCCGGTTGCCGCAGGCCGAGCGCGACGAACTGAAGGCCGAATTTCTGGCCGCCGCCGAGGGCTGGGTCAGCGACGCGCCCGCCCCCAAGGGCCTGATCCTGCGCCCGTACTCGCTGGTGGGCGTGCGCGGCGACGTGGATTTCATGCTGTGGCGCATCGCCTTCGACGTGCGTGAGTTCACCGAGGCGCAGGCCCGGCTGAACCGCACCCGCCTGATGGGCTACCTGACGCAGCCGTACAACTTCGTCTCCATGAACAAGCGCAGCCAGTATGTCAACCGCGTGGACGGTAGCGGGCACGGGCTGGAGGTGCTGCCGGGGCAGGGGCAGTTCCTCTTTATCTACCCCTTCGTCAAGACGCGGGCATGGTATGACCTGACGCCGCACAGCCGCCAGGGGATGATGGACGAGCATATCCACGCCTCGGTGCCGTTTAAGGGCGTGCGGATCAACACCAGCTACAGCTACGGCATCGATGACCAGGAGTTCGTGGTGTCCTTCGACAGCGACTACCCGCAGGAGTTCGTGGACCTCGTTCACCGCCTGCGCTACACCGAGGCCAGCATGTACACCCTGCAGGACACGCCGATGTTCACGTGCGTGAAAAAGGAACTGGCGGGCGTGCTGGACGATCTGGGCTGA
- a CDS encoding NPCBM/NEW2 domain-containing protein — protein MTGKFKFLTLGCTALVLAACSQTPAPTPASGGSLTAGSPYAGGQQFPWSDRLDAPSANPYADGRAYPWASPIAASSLNPQALNAGWTFLSELQWTSATSGWGPVERDGSNGEQDQQDGTRLSIGGRVFASGLGVHAASEIRYALGGQCSTFSALVGIDDEVGQRGSAQFRVYGDGTLLFDSGLRRGGNPALALNVSVAGVKELRLSVSDGGDNNYYDHADWAQAAVECAAAPPTGDVFLSDLPYVSATNGWGPVEFDRSNGEQGLGDGRALTIGGRIFDKGLGVHAFSVLSYDLGGRCNTFSASLGLDDEVGDRGSVVFQVYGDDRKLYDSGVLRGHDAARSAEVGVSGVNALQLIVTDAGDSIDYDHANWADARLTCAPAAPTQSGALDPSFGSGGRVDVGGVDVVAEEGGAAVVLGADFKLTRLSPSGAVLAQGAALSDGVAHALARQVDGKLVAVGQIDGEMAAVRYLSSLTLDSSFGAGGVVRLPLSQPGPPVYTSSGASGSGARDVALQPDGKIVLGGHAHRLFAAPASQSTALDFALVRLQADGSPDASFGQGGTVFTAFETLPGFGNASYFNDDIYGLALQDDGKIVAAGLSETAGSSPALLARYLPDGRLDATFSGDGIALGGRSGYAIFRAVAVRPDGQIIAGGADARFFTAAFLQTFGPDGTDGPATRFQFSDSEEANFQQTLVTSLVVDNDSAVLVGGLNAGDAYVAHFTPALRQDTTFGGATGGNVRLGTGNIISLVNSADNTILVTTASRTATGAQDQGTYRLYR, from the coding sequence ATGACTGGAAAGTTCAAATTCCTGACGCTGGGCTGCACGGCCCTCGTGCTGGCTGCCTGTTCCCAGACCCCCGCACCCACGCCCGCCTCAGGCGGCAGTCTGACCGCAGGCAGTCCCTACGCTGGTGGCCAGCAGTTTCCTTGGAGTGACCGGCTGGATGCCCCCAGCGCGAATCCCTACGCGGACGGCCGCGCCTATCCCTGGGCCTCCCCCATCGCCGCCTCCAGCCTGAACCCCCAGGCCCTGAACGCGGGCTGGACGTTCCTCTCCGAGCTGCAATGGACCTCCGCCACCAGCGGCTGGGGTCCGGTGGAACGGGACGGCAGCAACGGCGAGCAGGACCAGCAGGACGGCACGCGCCTCAGCATTGGTGGGCGGGTGTTCGCCAGTGGGCTGGGCGTCCATGCTGCCTCCGAGATCCGCTATGCGCTGGGCGGCCAGTGCAGCACCTTCAGCGCCCTGGTGGGCATCGACGACGAGGTGGGCCAGCGGGGCAGCGCGCAGTTCAGGGTGTACGGCGACGGCACGCTGCTGTTCGACAGTGGCCTGCGGCGCGGCGGGAACCCGGCCCTGGCGCTGAACGTCAGCGTGGCCGGCGTCAAGGAATTGAGATTGTCGGTTTCCGACGGCGGCGACAACAATTATTACGATCACGCCGACTGGGCTCAGGCGGCAGTGGAGTGCGCGGCCGCACCGCCCACCGGCGACGTCTTCCTGAGTGACCTGCCGTACGTGTCGGCCACCAACGGCTGGGGGCCGGTGGAGTTCGACCGCAGTAACGGCGAACAGGGGCTCGGAGACGGCCGGGCACTGACCATCGGGGGACGGATTTTCGATAAAGGTCTGGGTGTGCACGCCTTTTCCGTCCTCAGTTATGACCTGGGCGGGCGCTGCAACACCTTCTCGGCCAGCCTGGGCCTCGATGACGAGGTGGGCGACCGGGGCAGCGTGGTGTTCCAGGTGTACGGCGATGACCGCAAGCTGTACGACAGCGGCGTGCTGCGCGGCCACGACGCCGCCAGAAGCGCCGAGGTGGGGGTCAGCGGCGTGAATGCCCTCCAACTTATCGTAACCGACGCAGGTGACAGCATCGATTACGATCACGCCAACTGGGCCGACGCCCGGCTGACCTGCGCCCCGGCGGCCCCCACACAGTCCGGCGCCCTGGACCCCAGTTTTGGCAGCGGGGGCCGGGTGGACGTGGGCGGCGTGGACGTGGTGGCCGAGGAGGGCGGCGCCGCCGTGGTGCTGGGCGCGGACTTCAAACTGACTCGGCTGTCGCCGTCCGGCGCGGTGCTGGCCCAGGGCGCGGCCCTGTCAGATGGCGTCGCCCATGCCCTGGCCCGGCAGGTCGACGGCAAGCTGGTCGCCGTGGGACAGATCGACGGCGAGATGGCCGCCGTGCGCTACCTGAGCAGCCTGACGCTGGATTCCAGCTTTGGCGCAGGCGGCGTGGTCAGGCTGCCCCTGAGCCAACCGGGACCTCCGGTGTACACCAGCAGCGGAGCCTCAGGATCAGGCGCGCGGGACGTGGCTCTGCAACCCGACGGCAAGATTGTGCTGGGCGGCCATGCCCATCGGCTGTTCGCCGCGCCCGCCTCGCAGTCCACGGCCCTGGACTTTGCGCTGGTCCGGTTGCAGGCCGACGGCTCGCCAGACGCCAGTTTCGGCCAGGGCGGTACGGTGTTCACGGCTTTTGAGACGCTGCCCGGCTTCGGCAACGCCTCCTATTTCAACGACGATATCTACGGCCTTGCCCTGCAAGACGACGGAAAAATCGTGGCGGCAGGGCTGTCCGAGACCGCAGGCTCCTCCCCCGCCCTTCTGGCCCGGTATCTGCCAGACGGACGGCTCGACGCCACCTTCTCGGGTGACGGGATTGCCCTGGGCGGCAGGAGTGGGTACGCCATCTTCCGCGCGGTCGCAGTCCGGCCCGATGGCCAGATCATCGCGGGCGGCGCAGATGCCCGGTTCTTCACCGCCGCGTTCCTTCAGACATTCGGCCCCGACGGCACCGACGGGCCAGCCACCAGATTCCAGTTCAGTGACAGTGAGGAGGCGAATTTTCAGCAGACCCTTGTCACCTCACTGGTCGTTGACAATGACAGTGCCGTCCTGGTTGGCGGCCTCAACGCAGGGGACGCCTACGTCGCCCATTTCACGCCTGCATTGCGGCAGGACACCACATTTGGCGGGGCCACTGGCGGCAATGTTCGTCTCGGCACGGGCAACATTATTTCGCTGGTCAACAGCGCCGACAACACGATTCTTGTCACCACGGCCAGCCGAACCGCAACGGGCGCCCAGGACCAGGGCACCTACCGTCTGTATCGGTAG
- the ndk gene encoding nucleoside-diphosphate kinase encodes MERTFAMIKPDGVRRGLTPEILARIARKGYRVVGLKQMTISRQTAETHYGEHKERPFFGELVDFITGGPVVAIALEGNEAIAGWRAMMGATNPANAAPGTIRADFATTTGENVTHGSDSAESAERELGLFFAADELLA; translated from the coding sequence ATGGAACGGACTTTTGCAATGATCAAACCCGACGGCGTGCGCCGCGGCCTGACCCCCGAAATTCTCGCCCGCATCGCCCGCAAGGGCTACCGCGTGGTGGGCCTCAAGCAGATGACGATCTCTCGCCAGACCGCCGAGACGCATTACGGCGAGCACAAGGAGCGCCCCTTCTTCGGCGAACTGGTGGATTTCATCACCGGTGGGCCAGTCGTGGCCATTGCGCTGGAAGGCAACGAGGCCATCGCAGGCTGGCGGGCCATGATGGGAGCCACCAACCCGGCCAACGCCGCGCCCGGCACTATCCGTGCCGATTTTGCCACCACCACTGGCGAGAACGTGACCCACGGCAGCGACAGCGCTGAGAGCGCCGAGCGCGAACTGGGCCTGTTCTTCGCGGCGGACGAGCTGCTGGCATAA